One Sodalinema gerasimenkoae IPPAS B-353 DNA segment encodes these proteins:
- a CDS encoding glycosyl transferase yields MRYFCTYFDHRYLPKGLALYQSLLQHCSDFELWVLCLSPTCYDSLTQLNLPEIRPIKLQDLEAADPGLRQAKNNRTLVEYYFTCTPCLPRYLFAQNPNIDLITYLDSDLFFFSSLDPLYQDLSHSSIAIIEHRFPPKLASLTFNGIYNVGWVSFRNDKSGLDCLNWWREKCLEWCHDYHQDGKFADQKYLDDWPSRFQNVIVLPHKGANLAPWNVDHYNIELKNNQFWVDEQPLIFYHFHGLKEVEPGRYDTHLGFYRVEKNHKTLSLLYNGYIQSLCQLKQKVAPLLPESSEENVRYKKIPAWINLDNQSSESDYKTQTSKLISDAIMAIEKAFSIPSSIEPNHSSTLSRPTEF; encoded by the coding sequence GTCTCAGTCCAACCTGTTACGACAGTCTTACCCAGCTTAATCTTCCCGAAATTAGACCCATTAAACTCCAAGACCTAGAAGCAGCCGACCCAGGACTCCGCCAAGCCAAAAATAATCGCACCCTAGTCGAATATTACTTCACCTGTACCCCTTGCCTACCTCGTTATCTCTTTGCCCAGAACCCCAATATAGACCTAATTACCTATCTCGACTCCGACTTATTCTTCTTCTCTAGCCTTGACCCCCTCTACCAAGACTTAAGTCACAGCTCCATCGCCATCATCGAACATCGCTTTCCCCCGAAACTTGCCAGCCTAACCTTTAACGGAATTTATAACGTCGGTTGGGTTTCATTCCGAAACGATAAGTCCGGCTTAGACTGTCTCAACTGGTGGCGCGAGAAATGCCTAGAATGGTGTCATGACTACCACCAAGACGGCAAATTCGCCGACCAAAAATACCTCGATGACTGGCCAAGCCGGTTCCAAAACGTCATTGTTCTACCTCACAAGGGAGCCAACCTTGCGCCCTGGAACGTTGACCACTACAACATTGAACTAAAAAATAACCAGTTTTGGGTTGACGAGCAACCGCTCATCTTCTATCACTTTCACGGCTTAAAAGAAGTTGAGCCGGGTCGTTACGATACCCACCTCGGCTTTTACCGAGTCGAAAAAAATCATAAAACCCTATCCCTTCTCTACAACGGCTACATCCAATCCTTATGCCAACTCAAGCAGAAAGTTGCTCCCTTGCTTCCAGAAAGCTCAGAAGAAAACGTGCGTTATAAAAAAATACCCGCCTGGATCAATCTGGACAACCAAAGCTCTGAATCTGATTACAAAACCCAAACTTCTAAGCTCATTTCCGATGCCATCATGGCGATAGAAAAAGCATTTTCTATCCCTTCTAGTATCGAACCAAATCATTCCTCTACTCTATCAAGACCCACTGAATTCTAA
- a CDS encoding TylF/MycF/NovP-related O-methyltransferase: protein MPRQCLEQINQNQTQGDIIEAGIALGGSAILLARLMPPTAEFHGYDVFGMIPPPSPRDDPKSHQRYQIIAQGASPGLGGHRYYGYEPNLYQKVLDHFQAFGLPPNSPRLHLHPGYFEDTLTFCPDQHIALAHIDCDWYDSVKTCLERIYPALSPGGYLILDDYYDYGGCRQATDEFLAKHSDLQIVLCQENLVLQKISPDDTPANQVVF from the coding sequence ATGCCTAGACAATGCCTAGAACAGATTAACCAGAACCAAACCCAGGGCGACATCATCGAAGCCGGTATCGCCCTAGGAGGTTCCGCGATTCTCCTCGCCCGTCTCATGCCCCCCACCGCCGAATTTCATGGTTACGACGTCTTTGGCATGATTCCACCCCCCTCCCCCAGAGACGACCCCAAATCCCACCAACGATATCAAATCATCGCCCAAGGAGCCTCTCCCGGACTAGGAGGACATCGCTATTACGGCTATGAACCCAACCTCTACCAGAAAGTCCTCGACCACTTCCAAGCCTTTGGCCTGCCCCCCAACAGCCCTCGCCTTCATCTTCACCCCGGATACTTTGAAGACACCCTAACATTTTGCCCCGACCAACACATCGCCCTAGCCCATATCGACTGTGACTGGTACGACTCCGTCAAAACCTGCCTAGAGCGGATTTATCCCGCTCTCAGCCCTGGGGGCTATCTCATCCTAGATGACTATTATGACTACGGTGGCTGTCGCCAAGCCACCGATGAATTCCTAGCCAAACACTCCGACCTGCAAATCGTCCTCTGCCAAGAAAATCTAGTCCTACAAAAAATCAGCCCCGACGACACTCCAGCGAATCAGGTTGTATTTTAA
- a CDS encoding polysaccharide pyruvyl transferase family protein has protein sequence MKSHHTQLYQTFLSALSPLESIKNCILIDCPNHLNIGDHLIWLGTLLYLQDISKTHITQISSSDDLSPDQLSQQPHLPILFHGGGNLGDLWHYYQQVRETIISQNKQRPIYILPQTIYFRESRNLEIAKQSFNSHPDLTLFCRDQISYRLAQKHFDNCKLILAPDMALQLLNPIYNLPDLYHPQPTTSPLYLQRRDQEDTQTLSNTLSQTLAQHCHIEDWTSLNLKSPFLLIRQVLSHRPLPEISRHPIYRKLQHLPTPSQQILTANLLYLGIQQLSQYPLIITNRLHGHILALLLRRPNILLPNSYPKNQAFYHTWTHPDPDSQFCETSTEKPSLLSHLDSPRPRQSVLRNFRTTPTIPKRLAAKPLSPFHHHDPLNNSYNP, from the coding sequence ATGAAGTCCCATCATACCCAACTCTATCAAACCTTTCTATCAGCCCTCAGCCCCTTAGAATCTATTAAAAACTGCATCTTAATCGACTGTCCCAACCATCTCAACATCGGCGACCATCTCATTTGGCTAGGGACACTCCTCTATCTGCAAGACATTAGCAAAACTCACATCACCCAAATTAGCAGTTCCGACGACCTCAGCCCCGACCAACTCTCCCAACAGCCTCACCTGCCCATTCTCTTTCATGGTGGCGGCAACCTCGGAGATTTATGGCACTATTATCAACAAGTCAGAGAAACTATCATCAGCCAAAACAAACAGCGACCCATTTACATCCTCCCCCAAACCATCTACTTTCGCGAGTCTCGGAACCTAGAAATCGCCAAACAATCCTTCAACAGCCATCCCGACCTCACCCTATTTTGTCGCGACCAAATCAGCTATCGCCTCGCCCAAAAGCATTTTGATAACTGTAAGCTTATCCTCGCCCCGGATATGGCCTTACAACTCCTCAACCCCATCTATAACCTCCCCGACCTCTACCATCCTCAGCCCACCACATCCCCCTTATATCTACAACGACGAGACCAAGAAGATACCCAAACCTTATCCAACACCCTCAGCCAAACCCTCGCCCAACACTGCCACATCGAAGATTGGACCAGCCTCAACCTAAAAAGCCCATTCCTCCTTATCCGTCAGGTTCTCTCCCATCGTCCCCTCCCCGAAATCAGCCGTCATCCCATCTACCGTAAACTCCAACATCTCCCCACTCCCAGCCAACAAATTCTCACCGCCAACCTTCTCTATCTCGGCATACAGCAATTATCCCAATATCCCCTCATCATTACTAATCGCCTTCACGGTCACATCCTCGCACTACTGCTCCGGCGACCCAACATCCTTCTCCCCAACTCCTACCCGAAAAACCAAGCCTTCTATCACACCTGGACTCACCCAGACCCAGACAGTCAGTTTTGCGAAACTTCCACCGAAAAACCAAGCCTTCTATCACACCTGGACTCACCCAGACCCAGACAGTCAGTTTTGCGAAACTTCCGAACAACTCCTACAATCCCTAAACGCCTTGCAGCCAAGCCTCTAAGTCCCTTCCACCACCATGACCCCCTAAACAACTCCTACAATCCCTAA
- a CDS encoding glycosyltransferase family 2 protein, whose product MTPSHLPGIAVISCCMNRNDNLKQALSNWLQFPDIKEIIIVDWSSERPVSQTLAHLTDPRLNIVRVEGERHWILSYAFNLAASLASEPTLLKLDADVLLHPNFFQQHPLPPHHYWAGNWQTAKAGCLSGVLYIHRQDFFAVNGYNEFIRTYGWDDMDLYQRLDHQPHLRRGDLDTHTTSVLDHSPTLSFSKQSLQVAHPDLQHHLSRRLLVKEREFQNRKNKYISQAYPWGTDYQRASYQNQGSYLTRIKEQEYPIPNAVLAQAEHQALYDCLRFTYSVLPSQPSSPTSLLSDYLQQVFASLKTSGQLPESISLSPDEEKQFYYEALKQTPHCSYLYGALGQHFLRHNQPELGLRANLHALQYNPSQEQPYHVVFHQLSTPSP is encoded by the coding sequence ATGACCCCCTCTCACCTACCCGGAATTGCCGTCATCAGTTGCTGCATGAACCGCAACGACAACCTGAAACAAGCCCTCAGCAACTGGCTACAATTTCCCGACATCAAAGAAATCATTATCGTCGACTGGTCGTCCGAGAGACCCGTCTCCCAAACTCTCGCCCACCTCACAGACCCTCGCCTCAACATTGTTCGAGTCGAAGGAGAACGCCATTGGATATTATCCTACGCCTTCAACCTAGCCGCCAGTCTCGCCTCTGAACCCACCCTGCTCAAACTGGACGCCGACGTTCTCCTGCACCCGAATTTCTTTCAACAGCACCCCCTCCCTCCCCATCACTACTGGGCCGGAAATTGGCAAACCGCCAAAGCCGGATGCTTAAGTGGCGTTCTCTACATTCATCGTCAGGACTTTTTCGCCGTCAACGGTTACAACGAATTCATTCGCACCTACGGCTGGGACGACATGGACCTCTATCAGCGACTCGACCATCAACCCCATCTCCGCCGAGGTGATTTAGATACCCACACCACCTCCGTCCTCGACCATTCGCCAACCCTCTCCTTTTCCAAACAGTCCTTGCAGGTGGCGCACCCCGACCTCCAGCACCATCTCAGCCGACGGTTACTGGTCAAAGAACGGGAATTTCAGAATCGTAAAAATAAATATATCAGTCAAGCCTATCCTTGGGGGACCGACTATCAGCGAGCCAGCTACCAAAACCAGGGGTCTTATCTCACCCGCATCAAAGAGCAAGAATACCCCATTCCCAACGCCGTCTTAGCCCAAGCCGAACACCAAGCCCTCTACGACTGCCTCAGATTCACATACAGCGTTCTTCCCTCCCAACCATCCTCCCCAACCAGCCTACTCAGTGACTATCTCCAGCAGGTATTTGCAAGCCTAAAAACCAGCGGTCAACTCCCCGAAAGCATCAGCCTCAGTCCCGACGAAGAAAAACAGTTTTATTACGAAGCCCTAAAACAAACGCCCCATTGCTCTTATCTCTATGGAGCATTAGGTCAACACTTCCTGCGACACAATCAGCCCGAATTAGGACTGAGGGCAAATCTCCATGCCCTACAATATAACCCCAGCCAAGAGCAGCCCTATCACGTCGTCTTTCATCAGCTCTCCACCCCCAGCCCATGA